The Pochonia chlamydosporia 170 chromosome 1, whole genome shotgun sequence genome window below encodes:
- a CDS encoding zinc finger domain-containing protein (similar to Metarhizium robertsii ARSEF 23 XP_007825017.1): MADPLLTSLCSICHVSPPKYKCPRCRIQTCSLPCTTKHKAWSECSGQRDPTTYVPRSKLRTAAGVDHDYNFLHGIEVSVERSEKLLIEEKGLLQQEELRPLTMQQVRWKMGRDGRKRKVLVTRVLREAKGRTFEKGLALRLKKLNVQIVCAPLGMARQKDNLTTLNKRTGRVNWQVEWLVFGDGDATTKTSRSLSKVMDDVPLFEAYPRMLAEKVRTGAGPRKQVRNLRPGEAQNSVDSRWNFGFDCIQDVGDGRWAFFSGGCIEDWPAEKEAVQRRQFQFFLAGAQTRSDMPTQVTALESGDCLRSILANTRVLEFPTIYVLKAGEELPEGFVLGPKDTVPTQTHGTKRKDGPANKKMQGSAKRRKHGGNDREDGEIGSGEDAEQGMDEDQGLKGVGLEAGEVIDEQSFGEEDDEEDDDDETSSSGSDSESD, from the coding sequence ATGGCCGACCCTCTCCTCACATCCCTCTGTTCAATATGTCACGTTTCACCACCTAAATACAAATGTCCCCGATGCCGCATCCAAACGTGTTCCCTCCCATGCACCACAAAGCACAAGGCCTGGTCCGAATGCAGCGGCCAACGCGATCCCACAACCTACGTCCCACGATCGAAGCTCCGCACCGCTGCCGGCGTCGACCACGACTACAACTTCCTTCATGGCATCGAGGTATCTGTCGAACGCTCCGAGAAGCTCCTAATCGAGGAAAAGGGACTGCTGCAGCAGGAAGAGCTACGGCCGCTGACGATGCAACAAGTTCGTTGGAAGATGGGGCGCGATGGGCGGAAAAGAAAAGTCTTGGTCACTAGGGTTCTGAGGGAGGCCAAGGGGAGGACCTTTGAGAAGGGACTGGCCCtgaggctgaagaagctcaacGTGCAAATTGTTTGTGCGCCGTTGGGAATGGCGCGGCAGAAGGACAACCTTACTACCCTGAACAAGAGGACGGGGAGGGTCAACTGGCAGGTTGAGTGGCTTGTTtttggggatggggatgcgACGACCAAGACGTCGAGATCGCTGAGCAAGGTTATGGATGACGTTCCTCTTTTCGAGGCGTATCCTAGGATGTTGGCGGAAAAGGTACGCACAGGCGCGGGACCACGGAAACAAGTGAGGAACCTACGGCCTGGGGAGGCGCAGAATTCGGTTGATTCAAGATGGAATTTCGGATTTGATTGTATTCAGGACGTTGGCGATGGGAGATGGGCGTTCTTTTCGGGCGGATGTATTGAGGATTGGCCTGCGGAAAAGGAAGCAGTTCAACGGCGACAGTTTCAATTCTTTCTGGCCGGAGCTCAGACTAGGTCCGATATGCCTACGCAAGTAACGGCCTTGGAGTCGGGGGACTGTCTTCGCAGTATTTTGGCTAATACTCGAGTATTGGAGTTTCCTACGATATATGTCCTCAAAGCTGGGGAGGAGCTTCCTGAAGGCTTTGTATTGGGACCCAAGGACACGGTTCCTACACAAACACACGGAACGAAGCGAAAGGATGGACCGGCAAATAAGAAGATGCAGGGTTCGGCAAAACGCAGGAAACACGGCGGAAATGATCGCGAAGATGGGGAGATTGGAAGTGGTGAGGATGCAGAGCAGGGGATGGACGAGGACCAGGGCCTTAAGGGGGTCGGTTTGGAGGCTGGTGAGGTTATTGATGAGCAGAGTTTTGgggaagaggacgacgaagaggatgatgatgacgagacGAGTAGCTCTGGATCTGATAGTGAGTCTGACTGA
- a CDS encoding exocyst complex component Sec6 (similar to Coccidioides immitis RS XP_001247684.1), which produces MDDGPVPKLSELLRHADDLDKIPALKQEFSRKKGAVDGQLRNGLREQLETTQSGMTGLSDGQKTVQLIKEEMMKIDRLCSESQTMIKDFASINLVSQAHRNFVAVETMRRDLETFDDRLAIVDRMLKADEEDNENMPNLLPSHIELTQLRNIRDDAMEQIQRAEDPGLETTLEDYFAKLDDMIDKFDTHVGLLAMNLINLVVNENNGLIVRFAVVIEAEEKSDQRVLALQEALKDHEEMAARFQSITDGAKKVRGYKEKFIEAIKISAEQQFDGSRIDFLEDATKLDKIMKWYFNDLNAVRVGMTPLMPKRWKIGKTYADIYHQLMHDWLVGMVDDPESTSGHRLEIISFPEKYYKKMAKLGYNQEDLTPHVIDNRETELVRDFRQLIIRLLDEWIERIFAQEKRDFAERNVEGSNLDQDEYGYFRTKNLIALWRMLREQIDTGANSKRSDVMEGVIDAMFLRLRTRQQNWQRMLDDEASRYETGKVPELEGFQALQDWLVATANDQIACIDDNEEESRLGYLSSFRAAFEPHVTPQYLERGDAELSALRDQYLDFSTWCITKFAQLIFAIDFKAVMPDFFTPKWYANTAMKQMVVTFEEYVADYRQVLHHSLVDIFIEIFADELLVRYLSSVRNKGAKFRRADPFRDKLFNDISTAFEYFSSLPNPDVGNSIKQTWRVTEPFLGLLSCDKDAVADQFASFKAAYWDLQISWVEAVLRSRDDFERSMLNAVKARAAQMEVVRGPETIMSKVK; this is translated from the coding sequence ATGGATGACGGCCCTGTGCCCAAGCTGTCCGAGCTGCTCCGGCACGCAGATGACCTCGACAAGATCCCCGCGCTGAAGCAGGAATTCTCGCGAAAAAAGGGAGCCGTGGACGGCCAGCTACGAAATGGACTCCGCGAGCAGCTCGAAACCACTCAATCGGGCATGACGGGGTTGAGCGACGGCCAAAAGACCGTCCAGCTGATCAAGGaagagatgatgaagattgaCCGCCTGTGCTCCGAATCGCAAACCATGATCAAAGActttgccagcatcaacctGGTGTCTCAAGCGCACAGGAACTTTGTCGCTGTCGAAACCATGAGGCGCGACCTGGAGACCTTTGACGATCGGCTGGCCATCGTGGACAGAATGCTGAAGGCAGACGAGGAGGACAACGAAAATATGCCCAACTTGCTGCCGTCCCACATTGAGCTGACGCAGCTGAGAAACATACGAGACgacgccatggagcaaaTTCAGAGGGCGGAAGACCCGGGGCTGGAAACCACGTTGGAGGACTACTTTGCGAAGCTGGACGACATGATTGACAAGTTTGATACCCATGTTGGTCTTTTGGCCATGAACCTGATCAATCTTGTTGTCAATGAGAACAATGGCCTCATTGTTCGATTTGCTGTAGTTATagaagccgaggagaagagcGACCAGCGAGTGTTGGCGCTACAAGAAGCCCTCAAGGACCACGAGGAAATGGCAGCGCGATTCCAGAGCATCACCGATGGCGCCAAGAAAGTCCGCGGCTACAAGGAAAAGTTCATCGAGGCCATCAAGATCAGTGCCGAACAACAATTTGACGGATCACGCATCGACTTTCTCGAGGACGCCACGAAGCTTGACAAGATCATGAAGTGGTACTTCAACGACCTGAACGCCGTGCGCGTTGGTATGACGCCGCTCATGCCCAAGAGATGGAAGATTGGCAAGACATACGCCGACATCTACCACCAGCTCATGCACGACTGGCTCGTCGGCATGGTCGACGACCCGGAGAGCACGTCCGGCCACCGACTGGAAATCATCAGCTTCCCCGAGAAATACTACAAAAAGATGGCCAAGCTGGGCTACAACCAAGAAGACCTCACCCCCCACGTCATTGACAACCGCGAGACCGAACTGGTCCGCGACTTCCgccaactcatcatcaggCTGCTCGACGAATGGATCGAGCGCATCTTTGCGCAAGAAAAGCGAGACTTTGCCGAGCGCAACGTCGAGGGCTCCAACCTCGACCAAGACGAGTACGGCTACTTCCGCACCAAGAACCTCATCGCGCTCTGGCGCATGCTCCGCGAGCAAATCGACACGGGCGCCAACTCCAAACGCTCCGACGTGATGGAGGGCGTCATCGACGCCATGTTCCTCCGCCTGCGCACCCGCCAGCAGAACTGGCAGCGCATGCTCGACGACGAGGCATCCCGCTACGAGACCGGCAAGGTCCCCGAGCTAGAAGGCTTCCAGGCCCTCCAGGACTGGCTCGTCGCCACAGCCAACGACCAAATCGCCTGCATCGACGACAACGAAGAGGAATCCCGCCTCGGCTACCTGTCCTCCTTCCGCGCCGCCTTCGAACCCCACGTCACGCCGCAGTACCTCGAGCGCGGGGACGCGGAGCTCAGCGCCCTGCGCGACCAGTACCTCGACTTCTCGACCTGGTGCATCACCAAGTTCGCCCAGCTCATCTTCGCAATCGACTTCAAGGCCGTCATGCCCGACTTCTTCACCCCAAAATGGTACGCCAACACCGCCATGAAGCAAATGGTCGTCACCTTTGAGGAATACGTCGCCGACTACCGACAGGTCCTGCACCACTCCCTcgtcgacatcttcatcgaGATCTTTGCAGACGAGCTCCTCGTCCGGTACTTGTCGTCCGTGCGCAACAAGGGCGCCAAGTTTCGTCGCGCGGACCCCTTTCGCGATAAGCTCTTCAACGATATCTCCACCGCCTTTGAGTACTTTAGTAGTTTGCCGAATCCGGATGTAGGTAACTCCATCAAGCAGACGTGGAGGGTTACAGAGCCGTTTTTGGGTCTTCTCAGCTGTGATAAGGATGCTGTGGCGGATCAGTTCGCTTCCTTCAAGGCCGCGTATTGGGACTTGCAGATTTCCTGGGTGGAGGCTGTGCTGCGGTCGAGGGATGACTTTGAGAGGAGCATGTTGAATGCGGTGAAGGCGAGGGCCGCGCAGATGGAGGTTGTGAGGGGGCCGGAGACAATTATGAGTAAGGTGAAGTAG
- a CDS encoding UBA/TS-N domain-containing protein (similar to Neosartorya fischeri NRRL 181 XP_001265394.1): protein MSADAGADSAAPPNLNLSPEEKRVYGQLFRQADTESVGVVTGEVAVKFFEKTRLDSRVLGEIWQIADNENRGFLTPAGFGIVLRLIGHAQAGREPTAEIALQQGPIPRFDGLWPPPSLGSPTSSSPAPLQAQSSGGPVRIPPLTPDKVAQYTGLFERQPLQAGKLPGEQARNIFDKSGLPNEILGRIWALADTEQRGSLVLPEFVIAMHLLTSMKTGTLRSLPTVLPPALYEVATSRGAAPRQSPSNTGMGPIPRQLSGSAQMRTGSPLGRPPVGPQAGGDWAVSASDKAKFDQIYATIDKTNKGYITGEEAVPFFSQSNLSEEALAQIWDLADFNSQGQLTREGFAVAMYLIRQQRSGTGGSLPSALPANLIPPSVRNQRQPPPFPAPVARVAPPQPKSALDDLFGLESTPSPAPAPTQTTMSTGGSNSNDPFAGGSAILPPSSPVRSTNTGTTFKPFVPSSSFGRGLAGPSQGDMPKQTEDLLEDNDPEASKNITGETTELANLSSQIGTLSKQMQDVQNKRTTTQGELNQTNSQKQNFEQRLAQLRALYEKEAEDTRSLEEQLRKSRAETQKLQSDCMTLEGTLRDVQSQHQQLGTALQADQQENASLRERIRVVNGEIAKLKPQIEKLKSDSRQQKGLVAINKKQLVTTEGERDKLKNEAEELTKGNEEAARAVDSSSPTSATAQIASPALSTASGNNPFFKRTASTDIMGAFASPPARSYTDKSFDDVFGPSFGAGSNTSTPPPPAFQQQQHTGTSAASGASFHTGRSSPNTSRQGTLNMEPPAPPASRQISSSFLPFPDTTESLSSSRQVSPPASRADGPSAGSTGESTAEEGEKSETPGATPVAAGVPAVSVDEAASKAKGEDAAAAGPKPDPFGGTDQAKAKADFDNAFAAFTASGKGKATGESDANKSTDAFNTEFPPISELERDEDESESESERGGFDDDFTAASPANKGINAKETQAAETKKTEETSPSAAPQVPAKEPVEDASKSSEQPSSPATVTGTSQPTLTADDIFGAAAPGPVPPKTTGKGVFDDLDDDFEGLEDAKEGSADDDFANISRDDFNPVFDSSPPASQAKTGSTTQQKTADSHDWDAIFAGLDSPNNITPPGGAGEGSADKQGERPGPPGRALTEQGEHDDPILKSLTSMGYSRSDAVAALEKYDYNLEKAANYLASKS, encoded by the exons ATGTCTGCTGACGCCGGCGCTGATTCTG CTGCGCCACCGAACCTCAACCTCTCCCCCGAGGAGAAGAGGGTTTATGGTCAACTCTTCCGCCAAGCAGACACTGAAAGTGTTGGTGTCGTTACTGGTGAAGTGGCCGTCAAGTTTTTTGAGAAGACGAGGCTCGATTCTCGTGTTTTGGGAGAA ATATGGCAAATTGCAGACAATGAGAACCGCGGGTTCCTTACGCCAGCAGGCTTTGGCATCGTTCTTCGTTTGATCGGACATGCTCAAGCCGGACGAGAGCCAACCGCCGAAATAGCTCTTCAACAGGGACCGATCCCTCGATTCGATGGCTTGTGGCCGCCGCCCTCCTTGGGTTCTCCCACCTCCTCGAGCCCAGCACCCTTGCAGGCGCAAAGCAGCGGTGGACCTGTACGAATTCCGCCTCTAACACCCGACAAGGTGGCACAATACACTGGACTTTTTGAGCGACAGCCTTTGCAAGCTGGCAAACTGCCTGGTGAACAGGCCAGAAACATCTTcgacaagtctggtttgcccAACGAGATACTAGGAAGAATTTGGGCCCTGGCAGATACCGAGCAGCGAGGGTCCCTTGTGCTGCCCGAAtttgtcattgccatgcATCTGCTCACATCTATGAAGACTGGCACTCTGCGATCACTGCCCACTGTGCTTCCACCCGCCCTGTACGAAGTTGCCACCAGCCGCGGCGCTGCTCCTCGTCAGTCCCCCAGCAATACCGGCATGGGACCGATACCTAGACAATTGAGTGGTTCCGCTCAGATGCGAACTGGCAGTCCTCTTGGACGACCGCCAGTTGGACCTCAAGCGGGAGGTGACTGGGCGGTATCCGCCTcagacaaggccaagtttgaccaAATTTACGCTACTATTGATAAAACAAACAAGGGTTACATCACTGGTGAGGAGGCGGTTCCGTTCTTTAGCCAGTCCAACCTCTCTGAAGAGGCTTTGGCTCAAATCTGGGATCTTGCCGACTTCAACAGTCAGGGCCAGCTGACCCGAGAAGGCTTTGCCGTTGCCATGTACCTCATCCGACAGCAGCGGAGCGGGACTGGCGGTTCGCTCCCCAGTGCGCTGCCTGCTAACTTGATTCCCCCGAGCGTACGCAATCAGCGACAACCTCCCCCTTTCCCGGCTCCCGTGGCACGGGTGGCGCCTCCGCAGCCCAAATCTGCACTGGATGACTTGTTTGGTCTTGAATCAACCCCTAGCCCTGCTCCGGCGCCAACGCAAACCACAATGTCCACAGGGGGCTCGAATTCCAACGATCCATTCGCCGGTGGTTCCGCGATTCTGCCGCCGTCCTCCCCTGTTCGTTCTACCAATACTGGTACCACATTCAAGCCTTTTGTACCTTCTTCAAGCTTTGGCAGGGGCCTTGCCGGGCCATCGCAAGGAGACATGCCCAAACAGACGGAAGATCTTCTGGAAGACAATGACCCAGAAGCCAGCAAGAACATCACCGGTGAGACTACAGAGTTGGCCAATCTCTCCAGCCAGATTGGGACTCTCTCAAAGCAGATGCAGGATGTGCAGAACAAGCGAACCACGACACAAGGCGAGCTTAATCAGACAAATTCCCAGAAGCAAAACTTCGAGCAACGGCTCGCACAATTGCGTGCCTTGTATGAGAAGGAAGCCGAGGACACGCGCTCTCTGGAGGAGCAGCTGAGAAAATCTCGAGCCGAGACACAAAAACTTCAGTCTGATTGCATGACTCTTGAGGGAACATTGAGGGACGTTCAATctcagcaccagcaactcGGAACAGCTCTGCAAGCAGATCAACAGGAAAATGCAAGTTTGAGGGAACGAATCCGTGTTGTCAATGGCGAAATTGCTAAGCTTAAGCCGCAAattgagaagctcaagtcGGACAGTCGCCAGCAGAAGGGTCTAGTTGCCATTAATAAGAAGCAGTTGGTGACAACAGAAGGAGAGCGAGACAAGCTCAAGAATGAAGCTGAGGAACTGACCAAGGGAAATGAGGAAGCTGCTAGAGCGGTCGATAGCAGCTCTCCAACATCGGCCACTGCTCAGATTGCTAGTCCAGCGTTGTCGACCGCCAGTGGTAATAACCCTTTCTTCAAGCGGACTGCAAGCACCGACATCATGGGTGCATTTGCATCGCCTCCCGCAAGATCTTACACCGACAAATCATTCGACGATGTTTTTGGGCCGTCCTTTGGGGCTGGGAGCAACACAAGCacacctcctccacctgccttccaacagcagcaacacacTGGAACATCTGCCGCCAGCGGAGCATCCTTTCACACCGGACGATCAAGTCCAAACACCAGCCGACAGGGTACTCTAAACATGGAGCCTCCTGCGCCGCCTGCATCGAGACAAATCAGCTCCAGCTTCCTGCCCTTCCCGGATACTACTGAGTCCCTCTCTTCGTCTCGTCAGGTCTCGCCACCTGCTTCGCGAGCCGACGGCCCCTCTGCCGGTAGCACCGGAGAATCCACGGCCGAGGAAGGTGAAAAGAGCGAGACGCCCGGAGCAACTCCCGTTGCTGCGGGTGTTCCCGCCGTATcggttgatgaggctgcatCCAAGGCGAAAGGTGAGGATGCCGCGGCGGCGGGCCCAAAGCCCGACCCCTTTGGTGGCACTgatcaagccaaggccaaggcagATTTCGACAACGCATTTGCTGCGTTCACTGCATccggcaagggcaaggcTACTGGTGAATCGGATGCTAATAAGTCCACCGACGCCTTCAACACTGAGTTTCCTCCCATTTCTGAGCTAGAGCGAGACGAGGACGAATCCGAATCAGAGAGCGAACGAGGCGGGTTCGACGATGACTTCACTGCAGCGTCGCCCGCAAACAAGGGTATCAACGCAAAGGAGACACAAGCTGCCGAGACCAAAAAGACGGAGGAAACCTCCCCAAGCGCTGCACCGCAAGTTCCCGCAAAGGAACCTGTCGAAGATGCCAGCAAGAG CTCTGAGCAGCCGTCATCACCTGCCACAGTCACCGGCACTTCTCAGCCCACGCTGACTGCGGATGACATTTTTGGGGCTGCCGCTCCCGGACCGGTTCCCCCAAAGACGACTGGAAAAGGCGTGTTTGACGACCTGGACGACGATTTCGAGGGTCTAGAAGACGCCAAGGAAGGGTCTGCTGACGATGATTTCGCCAACATATCTCGGGATGATTTCAATCCCGTTTTTGACAGCagcccaccagccagccaggccaaGA CCGGTAGCACTACCCAGCAGAAGACTGCTGACTCTCACGACTGGGACGCCATTTTTGCCGGTCTGGACTCGCCTAATAACATCACTCCTCCTGGCGGCGCTGGGGAAGGGAGTGCGGATAAGCAAGGCGAGCGTCCAGGACCTCCGGGTCGTGCTCTTACCGAGCAAGGAGAGCACGATGATCCAATCTTGAAGAGCCTCACCAGCATGGGCTATTCTCGTTCAGATGCGGTGGCGGCTCTAGAAAAGTATGACTACAATTTGGAAAAG GCCGCCAATTATCTTGCAAGCAAGTCATAG
- a CDS encoding glutathione reductase (similar to Aspergillus terreus NIH2624 XP_001214364.1), producing the protein MAPITKETDYLVLGGGSGGLGSARFASAKFGAKAMVVEAARLGGTCVNVGCVPKKVTYNAAAIAETLHEAKSYGFSVQETAPFDWTTFKTKRDAYIKRLNGIYERNLVNDKVEYLHGWGRLLSKNQVEVTLDDGSKVLVNAKKILVAVGGRPSSPPQIPGAELGINSDGFFDIDKQPKKVAIIGAGYIAVEFAGMFNALGTETHLFIRGKTFLRHFDPMIQESVTNEYERLGVNLHKESQATKIEKGADGKLKVTYKDGQGNESSVSGVDHLIWAVGRTPMTKDIGLEEAGVKLTKNGHVQVDEYQNSTVDNIYALGDVSGEVELTPVAIAAGRRLAQRLFGPAEFSTRKLDYSNIPSVVFAHPEVGSIGLSEPQAIEKYGKDNIKVYKTNFTAMYYAMMDPEEKGPTNYKLIVTGPDEKVVGLHIMGQGSAEMLQGFGVAIKMGATKADFDSCVAIHPTSAEELVTLK; encoded by the exons ATGGCTCCCATTACGAAAGAAACCGATtatcttgttcttggtggaGGTAGTGGTGGTCTTGGCTCGGCTCGTTTTGCCagcgccaagtttggcgcAAAGGCCATGGTCGTTGAAGCCGCACGCCTCGGAGGTACTTGTGTGAATGTTGG ATGTGTTCCCAAAAAGGTTACCTACAACGCTGCTGCCATCGCCGAGACTCTGCACGAAGCAAAGTCATATGGTTTCTCTGTCCAGGAAACCGCTCCGTTCGACTGGACCACCTTCAAGACGAAACGTGATGCCTACATCAAGCGCCTGAATGGAATTTATGAGCGAAACCTCGTGAATGACAAGGTCGAATACTTGCACGGCTGGGGTCGTCTGCTGTCTAAGAACCAAGTTGAGGTCACACTAGATGACGGGAGCAAGGTTCTTGTCAACGCCAAAAAGATCTTGGTCGCTGTCGGTGGGCGCCCTAGCTCCCCTCCTCAGATTCCCGGTGCCGAACTGGGTATTAATAGCGATGGATTCTTTGACATCGACAAGCAGCCGAAGAAGGtggccatcattggcgccgGTTACATTGCCGTTGAGTTTGCCGGCATGTTCAACGCCCTTGGTACCGAAACCCATCTCTTCATCCGCGGCAAGACGTTCTTGCGACACTTTGACCCTATGATTCAAGAGAGCGTCACCAATGAATATGAGAGACTGGGAGTTAATCTGCACAAGGAGTCACAAGCCACCAAGATCGAAAAGGGTGCGGATGGCAAGCTCAAAGTGACCTACAAGGACGGTCAAGGCAATGAGAGCTCTGTTTCAGGTGTCGACCATCTCATCTGGGCCGTTGGACGAACTCCCATGACCAAGGATATCGGCCTGGAGGAGGCCGGCGTCAAGCTGACCAAGAATGGCCACGTTCAGGTCGACGAGTACCAAAACAGCACCGTCGACAACATCTATGCCCTGGGTGATGTCAGTGGAGAAGTTGAGCTGACGCCCGTCGCCATTGCGGCTGGCCGCAGACTGGCCCAGCGATTGTTTGGGCCCGCCGAATTTTCGACTCGGAAGCTGGATTACAGCAATATCCCGTCTGTTGTGTTTGCACACCCCGAAGTAGGCAGCATTGGTCTCTCTGAGCCCCAGGCTATTGAGAAATACGGCAAGGACAACATCAAGGTCTACAAGACCAACTTCACTGCCATGTACTACGCCATGATGGACCCTGAAGAGAAGGGCCCGACCAACTACAAACTGATTGTCACTGGTCCTGATGAAAAGGTTGTTGGCCTGCATATCATGGGCCAGGGCAGTGCTGAAATGTTGCAAGGATTCGGAGTTGCCATCAAGATGGGTGCCACAAAGGCAGACTTTGATAGCTGTGTTGCCATTCACCCAACCAGTGCCGAGGAATTGGTAACTCTGAAATAA
- a CDS encoding GRF zinc finger domain-containing protein — translation MARYTDKQWYCHCGEPAKWYDSKKEGSYGDRFIRCPRPRNVQCKFFLWERNEPSERQRYERGSTVPQTPQSVRRTELPTPQTGSSKLESRLAAISFDRETSPTPRKGRGRQVDSEEEVDLYGEVVDLLKSEGVVLKESVKIQLEELVNLRVADYETKVKMSQRAVKRLQRQLLELE, via the exons ATGGCCCGATACACAGACAAGCAATGGTACTGCCACTGCGGTGAACCAGCAAAATGGTACGACTCCAAGAAGGAAGGCTCCTACGGAGACAGGT TCATCCGGTGTCCTCGCCCCCGCAACGTGCAATGCAAGTTCTTCCTCTGGGAGCGAAACGAGCCTTCGGAGCGGCAGCGCTATGAACGTGGCTCGACCGTCCCACAGACACCACAGTCTGTGAGGCGGACTGAGCTGCCCACGCCGCAGACCGGTAGCTCCAAGCTGGAGAGCCGGCTTGCTGCCATCTCGTTCGATCGGGAGACGTCTCCTACGCCGAGGAAGGGACGGGGTCGTCAGGTGGACagtgaggaggaggtggatTTGTatggggaggtggtggacCTGTTGAAGTCGGAGGGGGTGGTGCTCAAGGAGAGCGTGAAGATACAGCTGGAGGAGCTTGTGAATTTGCGTGTTGCGGATTATGAGACCAAGGTTAAGATGTCGCAGAGGGCGGTGAAGAGGTTGCAGAGACAgcttttggagttggagtaG
- a CDS encoding cytochrome P450 (similar to Colletotrichum graminicola M1.001 XP_008098370.1), protein MALIIIAGSETNATLLVSIASILAEHPEIQQKVAEEVRSTFTNEDELTASSVNKLTYLRACINEAMRLFPPAAIGGPRVVSKGGATIAGHFVPENTIVAVAQWAAYHSAERFAKPHEYRPERWLKEHPFEGDNLEVFQPFGFGNRDCIARNLAHVESRLVLAKIIWNFNIRVYARHEKWREEQKSYVLWDKKDFFCNTGACSVEGQVFYLEAWGGRWSESLMCRSKTLAEYSTI, encoded by the exons ATGGCCCTGATCATCATCGCCGGTTCTGAGACCAATGCAACTCTCTTGGTCAGCATTGCCTCTATCCTCGCCGAGCACCCTGAAATACAACAAAAAGTAGCCGAAGAAGTACGGTCAACGTTCACCAATGAAGATGAACTCACCGCCTCATCCGTCAACAAGCTGACCTACCTGCGAGCCTGCATCAACGAAGCAATGAGATTGTTCCCGCCCGCTGCAATTGGCGGACCGAGAGTTGTCTCCAAAGGCGGAGCTACAATCGCCGGCCACTTTGTGCCTGAAAAT ACAATcgtggctgttgctcaaTGGGCAGCATACCACTCAGCCGAGCGCTTTGCCAAGCCTCATGAGTATCGCCCTGAACGTTGGCTCAAAGAACATCCATTCGAAGGCGATAATCTTGAAGTCTTTCAGCCCTTTGGATTCGGTAACAGAGATTGTATAGCCAGAAA CTTGGCACACGTTGAGTCGAGACTTGTGCTGGCAAAGATTATCTGGAACTTTAACATTCGTGTCTACGCTAGACATGAGAAGTGGAGAGAGGAGCAGAAGTCGTACGTCCTTTGGGATAAGAAGGACTTCTTTTGCAACACTGGAGCCTGTTCGGTAGAGGGTCAGGTTTTCTATCTTGAGGCCTGGGGCGGGCGGTGGAGCGAAAGTCTGATGTGCAGGAGCAAAACGTTGGCGGAATATAGCACGATATGA
- a CDS encoding cytochrome p450 protein (similar to Eutypa lata UCREL1 XP_007797945.1) — MQLISSGSILLPILLIAICVYSISKIIYNIFLHPLREYPGPLLCKAIEYYRISRFMSGRLPHWLEDLHKIYGPVVRIAPNELSFIHLEAWKDIYSQIKCEKSTAPEFHKYDKFYGFMGPKMEDNILNAGYDEHVYLRQHLAPCFATKRLEAREPVLRKYTDLLIYRLREEFKNGTTSLNLRDWFTYFTFDVIGHLGFGSDFGCLRTSRYHPWVGALTKNLKEYRWIQFLMYMGLDKLVHLITNSTFLRAKMMHENLTMEMLKRSLEDPDMTRDTTGLLDALTSLK, encoded by the exons ATGCAACTAATCTCAAGCGGTAGCATCTTGCTGCCTATTTTACTCATTGCA ATTTGCGTCTATTCTATCAGCAAAATCATCTacaacatcttccttcaTCCCCTCCGCGAGTACCCAGGTCCACTCCTATGCAAGGCCATAGAATATTACCGAATCTCTCGGTTCATGAGCGGCAGACTTCCGCACTGGCTCGAAGACCTCCATAAAATTTACGGTCCAGTGGTGCGAATCGCGCCCAACGAGCTCTCATTCATCCATCTCGAAGCCTGGAAAGACATCTACTCACAGATAAAATGTGAAAAAAGCACAGCACCCGAATTCCACAAGTACGACAAGTTCTATGGCTTCATGGGACCCAAGATGGAGGACAATATCCTCAACGCGGGTTACGACGAGCATGTATATCTTCGGCAGCATCTGGCCCCTTGCTTTGCCACCAAGAGGCTAGAAGCTCGAGAGCCCGTCCTGAGGAAATACACCGATCTGCTAATCTACAGACTGAGAGAGGAGTTCAAAAACGGGACGACGAGCTTAAACCTACGTGACTGGTTTACATACTTTACGTTTGACGTCATTGGTCATCTTGGTTTTGGCTCTGACTTTGGATGTCTTCGCACCTCCAGGTACCACCCTTGGGTCGGAGCCCTGACCAAAAACCTGAAAGAGTATCGATGGATCCAGTTCTTGATGTACATGGGACTGGATAAGCTAGTCCACCTCATTACGAATAGCACCTTTTTGAGGGCTAAGATGATGCATGAGAATTTGACAATGGAGATGCTCAAACGCAGCTTGGAGGATCCGGACATGACTAGAGATACGACTGGGCTACTTGATGCGCTTACTAGCTTGAAGTAG